The following proteins come from a genomic window of Theileria equi strain WA chromosome 2 map unlocalized gcontig_1105316255037, whole genome shotgun sequence:
- a CDS encoding conserved hypothetical protein (encoded by transcript BEWA_043180A) yields the protein MDTTFVLTAFKSWYYIAVHESLEQTVANLKGLWIDRSTCQVIESSTPMTKELPLYELSLDVILGIFQVAGSYCLALVTKSELVADVFLDQATCYGKDTSKIYAVKAVKCLSLEHDLIDPSSEDFIRLSSNSSQVIGENDNFVSRIGQANTATSWFSNIKLPTKDYENNTTQGQPDLARSLQGLERLLSNGYYFSFDTDLTRSLQRLALGGYLPIPKISLVANLTESNLLSTNEINPSTLWDIADKGFNWSHFLADNLPKHWITPLIQGYVGYSINYENGSRVELLLIARRSILRSGTRFYARGIDEYGNTANFTESELRVRVDGKGWKSFVQVRGSVPIFWKQELITSHPVITRSSECTLEAFKRHIDILRKLCEEPSKICCVNLLELKEAEQILTDAFTEQIKLYNSDCVELINFNYTSQTKWAHINTVLIKFISDNLAQLMEKMTYFDSESYKAHIMADHIGEKMELILQRGLFRINCLDSLDRTNGMQWMIAWVWLTKIIDPKGELGLLAYKQEEDALFQNFTELWCAHGDSISIHYAGTPSILTEQVRQGRTNFGSIIHFAKTMVDRAYTSIFEDCSRQEYFDIILGTHKQLHPQNSKKNHLDNIYTPPTEVNQSELKIWCGSWNIGGNNISEDDDLHDWIGAKRVQSDIYMFCLQEFVELTAVNVVINKTDYSKELLFNNKISNILTMYGSYSKVKSVSMIGLYLVVYAKESLKQHIYNIDVTNVKTGLNCNAGNKGAIGIKFNLYGQKIALINVHLNSGKTPQTGRMDLLQHIIHNSFQEKEYNSLSNQDLFIIGGDFNFQVQLDKSQTIELMRRMEYQRMLEYDEFRMGKMMGIHFLRNLQEADIDFQPTYKYKTGTQFYTFKRTPAWCDRIIYGGRSSGYDTNDVRSLYYTRHDRFYSSDHKPVSSVIVLKLKKRPVDSGRISIDEPLIEF from the exons ATGGATACCACATTTGTTTTAACCGCGTTCAAATCATGGTACTATATAGCAGTCCACGAATCGCTTGAACAGACTGTAGCCAACTTGAAAGGTTTATGGATTGACCGTTCGACTTGCCAGGTGATAGAATCGAGTACACCTATGACAAAGGAGCTGCCTTTATATGAATTGAGTTTGGATGTCATTTTGGGTATATTTCAAGTTGCCGGGTCATACTGTTTGGCGCTTGTAACAAAATCTGAATTGGTTGCAGATGTATTTTTAGATCAGGCTACATGTTATGGAAAAGATACAAGCAAAATATATGCTGTAAAGGCAGTGAAGTGTTTGTCATTGGAACATGATTTGATAGATCCTTCTTCGGAGGATTTTATTAGACTTTCTTCAAATTCTTCACAAGTTATTGGTGAAAATGACAACTTTGTGAGCAGGATTGGTCAAGCAAATACGGCAACTAGTTGGTTTTCAAACATAAAGCTTCCTACTAAGGATTATGAAAACAACACGACGCAAGGCCAGCCTGACTTAGCACGGTCACTTCAGGGTTTAGAGCGTTTGTTATCCAATGGTTACTACTTTTCTTTTGATACTGATTTAACCCGTTCGCTGCAGAGATTAGCATTGGGCGGGTATTTACCTATACCAAAGATTTCACTTGTCGCTAATTTAACTGAAAGCAATTTATTGAGTACAAATGAGATTAACCCTTCTACACTCTGGGATATTGCGGATAAAGGTTTCAATTGGTCACATTTTTTAGCTGATAATCTACCAAAACATTGGATTACACCATTAATTCAGGGATATGTGGGATACTCTATTaattatgaaaatggatCACGTGTAGAACTTTTACTTATTGCCAGAAGAAGCATTTTAAGATCTGGAACACGTTTTTATGCCAGAGGAATCGACGAATATGGTAATACTGCCAACTTCACAGAGAGTGAGCTTAGGGTTCGTGTTGATGgcaaaggatggaaaagtTTCGTGCAAGTTAGAGGATCTGTTCCAATTTTCTGGAAACAAGAACTAATTACATCTCATCCAGTTATAACAAGATCTTCTGAATGCACTTTGGAAGCATTTAAACGCCACATTGATATATTGCGTAAACTATGTGAGGAACCCAGTAAAATCTGCTGTGTGaatcttttggaattaaaaGAAGCAGAGCAGATCCTTACAGACGCATTTACTGAGCAAATAAAACTTTACAACAGTGATTGTGTAGAGCTTATAAACTTTAATTATACATCGCAAACAAAGTGGGCTCATATTAACACGGTGTTGATTAAGTTCATATCTGATAACTTGGCGCAACTAATGGAAAAAATGACTTATTTTGATAGTGAATCATATAAAGCTCACATTATGGCCGACCATATTGGTGAAAAGATGGAATTAATATTGCAGAGAGGTCTTTTTAGGATTAATTGTCTCGATTCTCTTGATCGTACAAATGGTATGCAATGGATGATAGCATGGGTATGGCTAACAAAAATAATAGATCCTAAAGGGGAGTTAGGCCTTTTGGCATATAAACAGGAGGAGGATGCACTTTTTCAGAATTTTACAGAACTTTGGTGTGCCCACGGGGATTCTATAAGTATTCATTATGCTGGTACTCCATCTATTCTTACAGAGCAGGTTAGACAAGGAAGGACTAATTTTGGTAGCATTATACATTTCGCAAAAACCATGGTTGATCGAGCATATACCTCTATTTTTGAGGATTGCTCTAGGCAAGAATATTTTGACATAATCCTTGGAACCCATAAACAGTTACATCCACAAAATTCAAAGAAAAACCATCTTGATAATATCTACACTCCACCAACAGAAGTGAACCAGAGTGAATTAAAGATTTGGTGCGGGTCTTGGAATATTGGTGGTAATAATATCTCAGAGGATGATGATTTACATGATTGGATTGGTGCAAAACGTGTACAATCTGATATTTATATGTTTTGCTTGCAAGAATTCGTTGAGCTTACAGCTGTTAATGTAGTAATAAACAAAACGGATTATTCCAAAGAGTTGCTTTTTAACAATAAAATATCGAATATCCTCACAATGTATGGTTCTTACTCCAAAGTAAAATCCGTTTCCATGATTGGTCTGTATTTAGTAGTATATGCTAAAGAATCATTAAAACAGCATATTTACAACATTGATGTAACAAATGTTAAAACGGGCCTTAATTGCAATGCTGGAAACAAGGGGGCTATAGGGATTAAGTTTAATCTATATGGACAAAAAATAGCGTtaataaatgtacatttaaatTCAG GAAAAACACCTCAGACAGGGCGTATGGATCTCCTACAGCATATTATTCACAATTCTTTCCAAGAGAAAGAATACAATTCCCTTTCTAACCAAGATTTGTTCATAATTGGTGGGGATTTCAATTTCCAAGTTCAATTGGACAAATCTCAGACTATAGAATTGATGAGAAGGATGGAATATCAAAGAATGTTGGAATATGATGAGTTCCGGATGGGGAAAATGATGGGCATACACTTCCTGCGAAACCTGCAGGAAGCAGATATCGATTTCCAACCTACATACAAATACAAAACTGGCACACAATTCTATACATTCAAGAGGACCCCTGCATG GTGTGATCGCATTATTTATGGTGGGCGCTCTAGTGGTTATGATACAAATGATGTACGGTCGCTGTATTATACTAGGCATGATCGCTTTTATTCAAGTGATCATAAGCCAGTTTCTTCTGTAATCGTGCTTAAGCTTAAGAAACGACCTGTGGACAGTGGTAGAATTTCTATAGATGAACCACTCATAGAATTTTAA